A window of the Brassica napus cultivar Da-Ae chromosome C5, Da-Ae, whole genome shotgun sequence genome harbors these coding sequences:
- the LOC106350297 gene encoding uncharacterized protein LOC106350297: protein MGQQVKWPQKMKAPDSFRNLGFWFYFYRDHSHKMEDRVTLKIEVNELLKKGHLKEFLFEKAKSHLSKDTTGKPIESAPVSPPRQDRLIHVISGGSGISGISQAAAKKSTWNAKHGLVAAKPKRLLLGTDKISFTAKEQEKVLTPHHDALVISFTVANCLVKRILVDNGSSVNIIFQAAYKDLGLEESALTRRITPLIGFSGEVKQTAGVVILPVYAEGINMSTKFLVVDCDSSYNMILGQPWIHVMGAVPSILHEMVKFRTP, encoded by the coding sequence ATGGGCCAACAGGTCAAATGGCCTCAGAAGATGAAAGCACCCGACTCTTTCCGGAACCTTGGATTCTGGTTCTACTTCTACCGAGACCATAGTCACAAAATGGAGGACCGCGTCACACTAAAGATCGAGGTCAACGAGCTGCTTAAGAAAGGACACCTCAAGGAGTTCCTTTTTGAGAAGGCCAAGAGCCACCTAAGCAAGGACACAACGGGAAAGCCCATTGAATCTGCTCCCGTCTCGCCACCTCGACAGGACCGATTGATTCATGTCATATCGGGCGGTTCGGGGATCAGCGGCATAAGCCAGGCAGCCGCGAAGAAAAGCACCTGGAACGCCAAGCACGGCCTAGTGGCAGCCAAGCCAAAACGCCTACTCCTAGGTACGGACAAAATAAGTTTCACAGCCAAGGAGCAGGAGAAAGTTCTCACCCCGCATCACGACGCCCTGGTCATATCGTTCACTGTAGCGAATTGCCTGGTGAAAAGGATATTGGTAGATAATGGAAGCTCCGTTAACATCATCTTCCAGGCCGCATACAAGGATCTGGGGCTGGAGGAAAGCGCTCTAACTCGGAGGATAACCCCGCTTATAGGGTTCAGCGGAGAAGTCAAACAAACCGCCGGAGTGGTTATCCTCCCCGTATACGCTGAAGGGATCAACATGTCAACCAAGTTCCTCGTTGTTGACTGCGACTCGTCCTACAATATGATCCTAGGACAACCATGGATTCACGTCATGGGAGCCGTCCCTTCGATTCTTCATGAAATGGTGAAATTCCGTACACCCTGA